One genomic region from Athalia rosae chromosome 3, iyAthRosa1.1, whole genome shotgun sequence encodes:
- the LOC105685408 gene encoding translation initiation factor IF-2, mitochondrial: MHISIKGSKTNYTPGMAAFAVPRHIEISLCRTLRYVTRPVSMKNGIEQCLRMMLDQRQLFHTTVHCRRKHIDSKTPRPAIKFGLKAKKKQMELVQIWRDMTVRELAGAAKKDIESVFEALNIASSTYHHNSPDFVINNPTIIQEVVKIFGKKFETISRPGVTKDSNDDSKDVVKRPPPDPAVLIKRHPVVTIMGHVDHGKTTLLDSLRSTSVVATEFGGITQHIGAFNVTLETGERITFLDTPGHAAFSAMRARGAYVTDIVILVVAADDGVMEQTIQSIEMAKAANVPIIVAINKIDKPEADIDRTKRMLAQNGIQVEDLGGDVQSVNISALKKINIYNLTEAVAAQAELMNITGDPTGLVEAVVIEASNDPGRGKLATILIQRGTLKKSAILVCGKAWAKVRSMFNEDGNPVVCGKLSEAVQVIGWRELPNAGDEILEVESEKQAHAVIKYRVSKEFEITAMEHSKAAAEKMKKHLDEYKENLARKRALGIRYKMKSSGQRQKEIVNEDNMSINIIVKGDVGGSVEAILDVLDTYSEEDKCRLNLIHYGVGNVTENDIDLASAFKAIIYSFNVDTPNQVKSLAKQESIPIRNFNVIYKLIDNLKDEINSKLPLLQVEEVIGEANVLQQFEVSEGRRKVPVAGSRCVKGVLKKSAMFKLVRGDEVVHTGPLESMRHIKTEVDSIKNGVECGIRFKDSEISFQPGDTLICFKLIDQPQKCKWDPGF, translated from the exons ATGCACATCTCGATCAAAGGATCAAAG ACAAATTACACACCAGGAATGGCGGCTTTTGCGGTACCGAGGCATATCGAAATCAG TTTATGCAGAACATTGCGCTATGTAACGAGGCctgtttcgatgaaaaatggcATCGAACAATGCCTGAGAATGATGTTGGATCAACGTCAGTTATTCCACACAACGGTACATTGTAGACGAAAGCATATCGACAGCAAA ACACCTCGACCAGCTATTAAATTTGGATTAAAAgctaagaaaaaacaaatggaactTGTCCAAATATGGAGGGATATGACTGTTAGGGAATTGGCTGGGGCAGCAAAAAAAGACATTGAATCTGTATTCGAGGCGCTAAATATTGCATCTTCTACATACCACCATAATTCGCCTGACTTTGTCATTAACAATCCTACAATTATTCAGGAGGTTGTGAAGATctttggtaaaaaatttgagacaataTCACGACCTGGTGTTACCAAAGATTCAAACGATGACAGTAAAGACGTGGTCAAGCG GCCTCCTCCAGATCCAGCTGTTCTTATAAAGCGTCATCCTGTAGTGACTATTATGGGACATGTTGACCATGGAAAAACTACGCTTTTGGATTCATTGCGCAGCACTTCTGTGGTCGCAACGGAATTTGGAGGCATTACACAACATATTGGTGCCTTTAATG TCACATTGGAGACGGGTGAAAGAATAACCTTCTTGGATACTCCTGGTCACGCTGCATTCAGCGCCATGAGGGCAAGAGGAGCCTATGTAACAGACATAGTAATTTTAGTGGTAGCTGCAGATGATGGAGTGATGGAGCAGACAATCCAGAGTATTGAAATGGCTAAGGCAGCCAATGTTCCAATTATTGTTGCCATCAACAAGATTGATAAGCCAGAAGCAGACATT GATAGAACAAAAAGGATGCTTGCACAAAATGGAATACAAGTCGAGGACCTTGGAGGAGATGTGCAAAGCGTAAACATATCGgcattgaagaaaattaacatTTACAACCTGACAGAAGCAGTTGCTGCACAAGCGGAGTTGATGAATATTACAGGGGACCCAACAGGCCTTGTAGAAGCAGTGGTCATAGAGGCATCTAATGATCCTGGGCGGGGAAAACTTGCCACAATATTGATTCAGCGTGGAACACTAAAGAAAAGCGCTATTCTTG TTTGTGGTAAAGCTTGGGCAAAGGTGAGATCGATGTTCAATGAGGATGGCAATCCTGTGGTATGTGGTAAGTTGTCCGAAGCTGTACAAGTGATCGGATGGCGAGAATTACCCAATGCTGGTGATGAGATCCTTGAAGTTGAAAGTGAGAAGCAAGCTCATGCAGTAATAAAGTATAGAGTAAGTAAGGAGTTTGAGATTACGGCCATGGAACACTCTAAAGCAGCagcagaaaaaatgaagaaacatcTTGAT GAATACAAAGAGAATCTAGCGCGTAAAAGAGCTctaggtataaggtataaaaTGAAGAGCTCCGGACAACGGCAAAAAGAAATAGTAAATGAGGATAACATGAGTATTAATATCATAGTGAAGGGGGATGTTGGTGGATCTGTTGAAGCTATACTAGACGTACTGGACACTTACTCTGAAGAGGACAAGTGTCGTCTAAATTTGATTCATTATGGTGTTGGAAATGTGACTGAAAATGATATTGATTTAGCCAGCGCATTTAAAG CAATAATATACAGTTTCAATGTTGATACTCCAAATCAAGTTAAATCACTAGCGAAACAGGAGAGTATCCCAATCAGAAATTTCAATGTCATATATAAACTGATCGACAACCTCAAGGATGAAATTAATAGCAAACTTCCCTTACTTCAAGTTGAAGAAGTTATCG GTGAGGCAAATGTTTTACAACAATTTGAAGTTTCGGAAGGTAGACGAAAAGTTCCTGTAGCTGGATCTCGCTGTGTAAAAGGAGTACTAAAAAAGTCTGCAATGTTCAAATTAGTTCGTGGAGATGAGGTCGTACATACAG GACCCTTGGAATCGATGAGGCACATCAAGACCGAAGTAGATAGCATTAAGAATGGAGTAGAATGTGGTATTCGATTTAAGGACTCCGAGATCTCGTTTCAACCAGGGGACACCCTGATCTGCTTCAAATTAATTGATCAACCACAAAAATGTAAGTGGGATCCCGGATTTTAG